A DNA window from Roseovarius sp. Pro17 contains the following coding sequences:
- a CDS encoding MFS transporter, with product MTYAAPLIDDSRARRNVTVLVMAQAILGAQMPMIFVVAGLAGNGLASNPCFATLPISMIVIGSMLSATPVSAIMQRYGRRTGFFLGTAGGAIGGAVGAYGLYTASFTLFLLGSLLTGLYMSAQGFYRFAAADTASDEFRPKAISYVLAGGLVSAIIGPQLVKVTADAMVVPFLGTYIAVIMLNIVGSVLFLFLNIPKPPIPSEDAPRGRSRLELLKTPRIAVAVICAMVSYALMNLVMTSTPLAVVGCGFDAGRAADVVTAHVLAMYIPSFFTGHLIARFGVEKILGAGIAILAAAGVVALQGVELSNFFIALVLLGIGWNFGFIGATSMLAGAHAPHERGRMQGLNDLIVFGGVTVASLASGGLMNCSGGNAQSGWMAVNLAMVPFLALAGGALIWLVMRPRDKSA from the coding sequence ATGACGTATGCCGCCCCCCTCATCGACGACAGCCGCGCCCGCCGCAACGTCACCGTTCTGGTGATGGCGCAGGCCATTCTGGGCGCGCAGATGCCGATGATCTTTGTCGTCGCAGGTTTGGCGGGCAACGGGCTGGCGTCCAACCCCTGTTTCGCCACGCTGCCAATTTCGATGATCGTCATCGGCTCGATGCTTTCGGCGACGCCGGTGTCGGCGATCATGCAGCGCTATGGACGGCGGACCGGATTTTTCCTCGGAACCGCTGGCGGCGCGATTGGCGGCGCGGTGGGGGCTTATGGTCTCTATACCGCCTCTTTCACCCTATTCCTGTTAGGTAGCCTGCTGACCGGCCTCTACATGAGTGCGCAAGGCTTCTACCGGTTTGCCGCCGCTGATACCGCCAGCGACGAATTCCGCCCCAAGGCGATTTCCTACGTCCTCGCGGGTGGACTGGTCAGTGCCATCATCGGGCCGCAACTGGTCAAGGTGACAGCCGATGCGATGGTCGTGCCTTTCCTCGGCACCTATATCGCAGTCATCATGCTGAACATCGTCGGATCGGTCCTGTTCCTGTTCCTAAACATCCCCAAACCGCCGATCCCGTCCGAGGATGCGCCACGCGGGCGTTCACGGCTGGAGTTGCTGAAAACGCCTCGCATCGCCGTCGCGGTGATCTGCGCGATGGTGTCCTATGCGCTGATGAACCTTGTGATGACCTCGACGCCGCTGGCAGTGGTCGGCTGTGGGTTCGATGCGGGCCGCGCTGCCGATGTCGTCACCGCGCATGTGCTGGCGATGTATATCCCGTCGTTCTTTACCGGACATCTGATCGCGCGCTTTGGCGTCGAAAAGATTCTGGGCGCCGGGATTGCCATCCTTGCCGCTGCCGGTGTCGTGGCACTGCAAGGCGTCGAGCTGAGCAATTTCTTTATCGCGCTGGTGCTGCTGGGGATCGGCTGGAACTTTGGTTTTATCGGCGCGACCTCGATGCTGGCGGGCGCACACGCCCCGCATGAGAGGGGGCGGATGCAGGGCCTCAACGATCTGATCGTGTTCGGCGGCGTTACTGTCGCATCGCTGGCATCCGGCGGGCTGATGAACTGCTCGGGCGGCAATGCGCAGTCGGGTTGGATGGCCGTCAACCTCGCGATGGTGCCGTTTCTGGCACTGGCGGGCGGGGCGCTAATCTGGCTGGTCATGCGGCCCCGCGATAAATCGGCTTAA
- a CDS encoding alpha/beta hydrolase yields MTRVLNAGRKEPISGEIKSIVVFLHGYGANGPDLLGLADPLGEHLPDTLFVAPDAPENVPGMPNGFQWFPIPWIDGSSEEEAERGLLAASDDLNAFLDALMVDEDVLPEQVVLFGFSQGTMMALHVGPRREDELAGIVAFSGRLLRPEQLIDEVVSRPPILLVHGDADDVVPPKFLPEAAEALQSAGWKDVYAHVMKGTGHGIAPDGLEVALAFMADKLGLG; encoded by the coding sequence ATGACGCGCGTACTTAACGCTGGCCGCAAAGAGCCGATATCGGGCGAGATAAAATCTATCGTGGTGTTCCTGCACGGCTATGGCGCCAACGGTCCAGACCTCTTGGGCCTTGCCGATCCTTTGGGCGAACACCTGCCCGACACCCTGTTCGTCGCGCCTGACGCGCCCGAAAACGTACCGGGAATGCCGAACGGATTTCAGTGGTTCCCGATTCCCTGGATCGACGGCAGCAGCGAGGAAGAGGCCGAGCGTGGCCTGCTGGCCGCTTCGGATGATCTGAACGCATTTCTCGATGCGCTGATGGTGGACGAAGACGTGCTGCCCGAACAGGTCGTTCTCTTTGGCTTTAGCCAAGGCACCATGATGGCCCTGCATGTCGGGCCCCGGCGCGAAGATGAGTTGGCGGGCATCGTCGCCTTTTCGGGTCGCCTTTTGCGTCCCGAGCAGCTGATTGATGAGGTAGTCAGCCGCCCCCCGATCCTGTTGGTGCATGGCGACGCCGATGACGTGGTACCGCCAAAATTCCTGCCCGAGGCCGCCGAGGCGCTGCAATCGGCTGGCTGGAAGGATGTCTATGCCCATGTCATGAAGGGTACCGGCCACGGCATCGCGCCCGACGGGCTGGAGGTCGCGCTGGCCTTTATGGCGGACAAACTGGGGCTGGGTTAA
- a CDS encoding DNA-3-methyladenine glycosylase 2 family protein, which produces MSGRIIETSEDVAADAQALGAICPRLADAYAQTGPLPLRRRPDGFAELLSAIVSQQVSVASANAIWARMQAAGLTAPAPILLSGDDGLRAAGLSRQKIRYAQELSRAGIDFDALRSAPTDEVLKTLTQVPGIGTWTAEIYAMFSLGHGDVFAHGDLALQEAARILYDLPERPKERAMREIAAKWSPFRSVAARLLWAYYRIAKQREGIR; this is translated from the coding sequence ATGAGCGGTCGCATCATCGAAACGTCCGAGGATGTGGCGGCGGATGCCCAGGCGCTGGGCGCCATCTGTCCGCGTCTCGCCGATGCCTATGCGCAGACCGGGCCCCTGCCGCTCCGGCGCAGGCCGGACGGCTTTGCCGAACTGCTTAGCGCCATTGTCAGCCAGCAGGTCAGCGTCGCGTCGGCCAATGCGATCTGGGCGCGGATGCAGGCCGCGGGCCTGACAGCGCCCGCGCCGATCCTGTTGTCTGGCGACGATGGCTTGCGCGCTGCCGGTCTCAGCCGCCAAAAGATCCGCTATGCACAGGAGTTGTCCCGCGCTGGAATCGATTTTGACGCGCTGCGCAGCGCCCCGACCGATGAGGTGTTGAAAACGCTTACGCAGGTTCCCGGCATCGGGACATGGACCGCCGAAATCTATGCGATGTTCAGCCTCGGCCACGGCGATGTTTTTGCCCATGGCGATCTGGCCCTGCAAGAGGCAGCGCGCATTCTCTATGACCTGCCCGAACGTCCCAAAGAGCGCGCAATGCGCGAGATCGCTGCAAAGTGGAGCCCGTTCAGATCGGTTGCCGCGCGGCTGCTTTGGGCCTACTACCGTATTGCAAAACAAAGAGAAGGCATCAGATGA
- a CDS encoding precorrin-6A/cobalt-precorrin-6A reductase yields the protein MTLLLLAGTGEARRLAHALAELGTDCLIWPDPAARLPGGWPLPTCSGELSDCIERHNVSAVLDATHPFASDISHSAANLCATKGAPYCLLLRPEWRAQPGDRWTTVVSEADAPAHIEAGSTVFLATGREGLIHFAGLKDCYIYCRQIGATDAPFPLPNGEYLIQQPPFPVEEEVALFRRLGIDWLVLRNAGSTRADTKLTAAGQLGIRVLMIARPTPPKAPRVHSVDEALAWVAAL from the coding sequence ATGACGCTGCTTTTGCTCGCTGGCACTGGCGAGGCACGGCGCCTTGCGCACGCTTTGGCAGAGCTTGGGACAGACTGCCTGATCTGGCCCGACCCCGCCGCGCGCCTGCCCGGTGGCTGGCCCTTGCCGACATGCTCGGGGGAGCTGAGCGATTGCATCGAGCGTCACAATGTCAGCGCCGTTCTGGACGCGACGCATCCCTTCGCCAGTGACATATCGCATAGCGCCGCTAACCTCTGCGCGACAAAGGGCGCCCCCTATTGCCTGCTGCTGCGCCCTGAATGGCGTGCGCAGCCCGGCGATCGCTGGACCACGGTCGTCAGCGAGGCGGACGCGCCCGCGCATATCGAGGCCGGCAGCACCGTTTTTCTGGCCACCGGGCGTGAGGGGCTGATTCACTTTGCAGGGCTCAAGGATTGCTACATCTATTGTCGCCAGATCGGCGCCACCGACGCGCCCTTTCCCCTGCCGAACGGCGAGTATCTGATCCAGCAGCCCCCTTTCCCGGTCGAGGAGGAGGTCGCGCTGTTCCGTCGTCTTGGCATTGATTGGCTGGTTCTGCGCAACGCGGGCAGCACGCGCGCGGATACGAAACTGACCGCCGCGGGGCAGTTGGGCATCCGGGTGTTGATGATCGCCCGGCCCACGCCGCCCAAAGCGCCGCGCGTTCATAGCGTCGACGAGGCACTGGCATGGGTTGCGGCATTATGA
- a CDS encoding zf-TFIIB domain-containing protein, producing the protein MKCPMDGEQLVMTDRAGVEIDYCPECRGVWLDRGELDKIIERSAAAPPPAQIYEASDRGDDSHGDYPRKKKKRGGFLEDIFDF; encoded by the coding sequence ATGAAATGTCCGATGGATGGGGAACAACTGGTGATGACGGATCGTGCTGGGGTCGAAATTGATTATTGCCCCGAATGTCGCGGGGTATGGCTGGATCGGGGCGAGTTGGACAAGATCATCGAACGTTCAGCAGCCGCACCGCCACCGGCGCAGATCTATGAAGCGTCGGATCGCGGAGATGACAGCCACGGAGATTACCCCCGAAAAAAGAAAAAGCGCGGCGGGTTTCTGGAGGATATTTTCGACTTTTGA
- a CDS encoding PLD nuclease N-terminal domain-containing protein, which yields MEYGIFGILVLIADIYAIYQILTSSASTGAKVIWTLVVLILPVLGFIAWLIAGPRGASAQV from the coding sequence GTGGAATATGGTATTTTCGGAATTCTGGTCCTGATCGCGGATATCTATGCGATCTATCAGATCCTTACCTCGAGCGCGTCGACAGGCGCCAAGGTGATCTGGACGCTGGTTGTTCTCATCCTGCCGGTGCTGGGCTTCATCGCTTGGCTGATCGCAGGTCCGCGCGGTGCATCCGCGCAGGTCTAA
- the uvrB gene encoding excinuclease ABC subunit UvrB, whose product MPYAHSDSQPPVLSNPAPDVRERLKLEGGKRFEMVSEFEPAGDQPTAIAEISQAIRDGERDQVLLGATGTGKTYTMAMVIEETQRPAIILAPNKTLAAQLYGEFKGFFPNNAVEYFVSFYDYYQPEAYVARSDTFIEKESQINEQIDRMRHSATRALLERDDVIIVASVSCIYGIGSVETYGAMTQDLVVGADYDQRQVMADLVAQQYKRNDAAFQRGSFRVRGDSLEIFPAHLEDRAWRLSFFGNELEAIIEFDPLTGEKTGTFDKIRVYANSHYVTPKPTMKQAVISIRKELRMRLDQLVGEGKLLEAQRLEQRTNFDLEMLEATGVCNGIENYSRYLTGRAPGEPPPTLFEFIPDNAIVFADESHVSVPQIGGMYKGDYRRKFTLAEHGFRLPSCMDNRPLKFEEWDAMRPQSVFVSATPAKWEIEQTGGVFTEQVIRPTGLLDPMVEIRPVETQVDDLLDEVRRVTAAGFRTLVTTLTKRMSEDLTEYMHEQGIKVRYMHSEIDTLERIEILRDLRLGAFDVLIGINLLREGLDIPECGLVAILDADKEGFLRSETSLIQTIGRAARNAEGRVIMYADRITGSMERAIGETDRRRDKQIAYNKEHGITPATVKKNVEDILAGLYKGDVDMSRVTAKIDKPMHGANLAAHLDGLRVDMRKAAENLEFEEAARLRDEVKRLEAVDLAISDDPLVRQSAVEEAVAAGSKTRGRSTAGRPGQRGGNVKRRKR is encoded by the coding sequence ATGCCCTACGCCCATTCCGACAGCCAGCCCCCCGTCCTGTCCAATCCCGCGCCCGACGTGCGTGAGCGCCTCAAGCTGGAAGGTGGCAAGCGGTTCGAGATGGTCAGCGAATTCGAGCCTGCAGGCGATCAGCCCACCGCCATCGCCGAGATCAGTCAGGCGATCCGCGATGGCGAACGCGATCAGGTGCTGCTGGGTGCGACGGGAACGGGCAAGACCTACACCATGGCGATGGTGATCGAGGAAACACAGCGCCCCGCCATCATTCTAGCCCCCAACAAGACGCTGGCGGCCCAGCTCTATGGTGAGTTCAAGGGATTTTTCCCCAACAACGCCGTAGAATATTTCGTCAGTTTCTACGATTATTACCAGCCCGAGGCTTACGTCGCGCGCAGCGACACCTTCATCGAGAAGGAGAGCCAGATCAACGAACAGATCGACCGGATGCGCCACTCGGCCACGCGCGCGCTGCTTGAGCGGGACGATGTGATCATCGTGGCGTCGGTGTCGTGCATATACGGTATTGGTAGCGTCGAGACCTATGGCGCCATGACGCAGGATTTGGTCGTCGGCGCGGATTACGACCAGCGGCAGGTGATGGCCGATCTGGTCGCCCAGCAATACAAACGCAACGATGCCGCGTTCCAGCGGGGCAGCTTCCGGGTGCGGGGCGATTCGCTGGAAATCTTTCCGGCCCACCTTGAGGATCGCGCGTGGCGGCTCAGCTTTTTCGGCAACGAGCTTGAGGCGATTATCGAATTCGATCCCCTCACTGGCGAGAAAACTGGCACGTTCGACAAGATCCGTGTTTACGCCAACAGCCACTATGTCACGCCCAAGCCGACGATGAAGCAGGCCGTTATCAGCATCCGCAAAGAGCTGCGTATGCGGCTCGACCAGCTGGTCGGCGAGGGCAAGCTGCTAGAGGCGCAACGGCTGGAGCAGCGCACGAATTTCGACCTGGAAATGCTGGAGGCAACAGGCGTTTGCAACGGCATCGAGAACTATTCGCGCTATCTGACGGGACGCGCACCGGGCGAGCCACCCCCGACGCTGTTTGAATTCATCCCCGACAATGCCATCGTTTTCGCGGATGAGTCCCATGTCAGCGTCCCGCAGATCGGCGGCATGTACAAAGGTGACTACCGCCGCAAATTCACGCTGGCCGAGCATGGGTTCCGCCTGCCGTCCTGCATGGATAACCGACCCCTCAAGTTCGAGGAATGGGATGCGATGCGGCCCCAGTCAGTGTTTGTTTCTGCGACCCCTGCCAAGTGGGAGATCGAGCAAACCGGCGGCGTTTTCACCGAGCAGGTCATTCGCCCCACCGGCCTGCTGGATCCGATGGTAGAAATCCGGCCGGTGGAAACGCAGGTCGACGATCTGCTCGACGAGGTGCGCCGCGTCACTGCCGCGGGATTTCGCACGTTGGTCACCACCCTTACGAAACGCATGTCCGAGGATCTGACCGAGTACATGCACGAGCAGGGTATCAAGGTGCGCTACATGCACTCGGAAATCGACACGCTCGAGCGGATCGAGATCCTGCGCGACCTGCGTCTGGGTGCGTTCGACGTCTTGATCGGGATCAACCTGCTGCGCGAGGGTCTGGATATTCCCGAATGTGGGCTGGTCGCGATCCTCGATGCAGACAAGGAGGGCTTCTTGCGCTCGGAAACGTCCCTGATCCAGACCATCGGCCGCGCCGCGCGCAATGCCGAAGGCCGCGTCATTATGTATGCCGACCGCATCACCGGCAGTATGGAGCGCGCGATTGGCGAGACGGATCGACGCCGGGACAAGCAGATTGCCTATAACAAGGAACACGGCATCACCCCCGCCACGGTCAAGAAGAACGTCGAGGATATCCTTGCCGGTCTTTACAAGGGCGACGTCGACATGAGCCGCGTCACCGCCAAGATCGACAAGCCGATGCATGGTGCCAATCTGGCGGCGCATCTGGACGGGTTGCGTGTCGACATGCGCAAGGCCGCCGAGAACCTCGAATTCGAAGAGGCCGCCCGTCTGCGCGACGAGGTGAAAAGGCTGGAGGCGGTCGATCTGGCGATTTCGGACGACCCGTTGGTGCGCCAGTCGGCAGTCGAAGAGGCGGTCGCGGCAGGCAGCAAGACGCGCGGACGCTCAACCGCAGGCAGGCCGGGTCAGAGAGGCGGCAACGTCAAGCGCCGCAAGAGATAG
- a CDS encoding DNA methyltransferase, producing MTKSTEPSGETLIDTKPRARSTPSSTVGRGKAITRAEPLKQDRWSDGQTTLIFGDSLVHYGDWDAPDCIVSDGAYGVLGFEGDTSDHTGMPEWYEPHIAAWSKQAKPSTSLWFWNSEIGWATVHPILERYGWRYVNANIWDKGIGHIAGNVNTKKIRRFPVVSEVCVQYVREPQMNGRHIKLWLLDEWKRTGLSVREANKACGVADAATRKYLDQGHLWYWMPSDKFRMLVEYANANGKPDGRPYFSQDGESPMTSDDWETTRSFFACPHGLTNVWSRPALRGPERIKTNGTSGRAVHLNQKPLDLMSRTIEATTREGDVVWEPFGGLFSASVAARRLKRRSFSAEIDPTYFHYGLDRITQ from the coding sequence ATGACAAAATCGACTGAGCCTTCCGGGGAAACCTTAATTGACACAAAGCCACGCGCACGCAGCACCCCGTCCTCGACAGTCGGGCGAGGCAAAGCGATTACGCGTGCGGAACCACTCAAGCAAGATCGTTGGTCAGATGGACAAACAACCCTAATTTTCGGGGATAGTCTTGTTCATTACGGTGATTGGGATGCGCCAGACTGCATTGTGTCAGATGGTGCATACGGAGTTCTTGGCTTCGAGGGCGACACATCTGATCATACAGGCATGCCAGAATGGTATGAGCCACATATAGCAGCTTGGTCAAAGCAAGCAAAACCCAGCACATCGCTTTGGTTTTGGAACTCTGAGATAGGTTGGGCGACGGTTCATCCCATCCTTGAGCGTTATGGTTGGCGTTACGTGAATGCCAATATTTGGGATAAGGGCATCGGTCATATCGCAGGCAACGTAAACACGAAAAAGATTAGGCGCTTTCCGGTCGTATCAGAGGTCTGCGTTCAATACGTTCGTGAACCACAGATGAACGGTAGGCATATTAAGCTATGGCTGCTTGATGAATGGAAGCGCACAGGCTTAAGTGTTCGGGAAGCTAACAAGGCATGCGGCGTAGCGGATGCTGCTACCAGAAAATACCTTGATCAAGGCCATCTTTGGTATTGGATGCCCTCCGACAAATTTCGGATGCTCGTAGAGTACGCCAACGCCAACGGAAAGCCAGACGGGCGTCCATACTTCTCTCAAGATGGAGAAAGCCCAATGACGTCTGACGACTGGGAGACAACACGCTCGTTTTTTGCTTGCCCACACGGATTAACTAACGTCTGGAGCCGTCCAGCCCTTCGCGGTCCCGAAAGGATTAAGACTAATGGAACATCTGGGAGGGCAGTTCACTTAAACCAAAAACCGCTTGATCTTATGTCGAGAACCATCGAAGCGACGACGAGAGAGGGTGATGTAGTATGGGAGCCCTTCGGAGGTTTGTTCTCGGCGTCTGTGGCGGCTCGGCGATTAAAACGGAGATCATTCTCTGCCGAGATTGATCCTACATATTTCCATTATGGGTTGGATCGGATCACTCAATAA
- a CDS encoding recombinase family protein, translating to MLIGYARTSTIDQKAGLDTQLEELKKIGCDKIFEEQVSSVDIEARTQLAATLDFIREGDTLVVTRLDRLARSVSHLMKILDDLTAKSAHLRILGLGIDTAGPTGKLILTVLGGMAEFERGIMLERQREGIAKAKAAGKYKGRAPTARAKSKEVIALHAAGTGKTEIAKQVGIGRASVYRIINAHEAGAEG from the coding sequence ATGCTGATCGGCTATGCAAGGACTTCAACAATTGACCAGAAAGCGGGTTTGGATACCCAGCTGGAAGAACTCAAAAAGATTGGGTGCGATAAGATATTCGAGGAGCAGGTGTCCTCGGTCGATATCGAAGCCCGGACCCAACTCGCTGCAACTCTGGACTTCATCAGAGAAGGCGACACGCTGGTCGTGACGAGACTAGACCGGCTGGCACGCTCCGTCAGCCACCTCATGAAAATTTTGGATGACCTCACGGCAAAGTCGGCACATCTGCGGATATTGGGGCTGGGGATAGATACCGCCGGGCCGACAGGCAAGCTGATCCTGACGGTTCTAGGGGGCATGGCTGAGTTTGAGCGGGGGATCATGCTGGAGCGGCAACGAGAAGGCATCGCCAAGGCTAAGGCGGCTGGGAAATACAAGGGTCGAGCCCCCACGGCGCGCGCCAAGTCGAAGGAGGTAATCGCTTTACACGCTGCGGGCACGGGAAAGACCGAGATCGCAAAACAAGTTGGGATTGGCCGGGCGTCTGTTTATCGCATCATCAACGCGCATGAAGCTGGCGCGGAGGGGTGA